One Oncorhynchus kisutch isolate 150728-3 linkage group LG11, Okis_V2, whole genome shotgun sequence genomic region harbors:
- the aoc1 gene encoding diamine oxidase [copper-containing], which produces MARCCCMLVLLVALGVCAASRGREWAHHGASMFADLTPREMRDVRDYLQGKPELGLTATRGKDLKKNSILLMELHLPRKHEALRTLDRGQAKPTRQARVVVQFGNQAQPNITEFIVSPLPFPTSYTGKTFKGDRPIRFESRPITAAEYSHIIDILQKITAKVHKVLFETTGGFSFHNCTNRCLTFSDIAPRGLESGERRTWIMLQKFVEGYFIHPVGFEVLVNHKDLDPERWTVEKVWYNGQYFDNVEELAERYEKGTLEKVQLPDHDDEDLYSTYIPRGHSNTRTDIHGPKLVEPQGPRYHVDGNFVEYAGWSFAFRVRSSAGLQIFDLRFNGERIAYEVSLQEAIAFYSGDTPAAMQTKYIDAGWAMGTVDYELAPGIDCPEIATFLDLHHYYDTDKPMRYKNALCVFEMTTGMPLRRHFNSNFQGSYNFFGGLENHVLVLRTTSTVYNYDYIWDFLFYQNGVMESRVSATGYIHATFFTPNGLHYGSKVYNFVLGNLHTHLIHYKVDLDIAGRENSFESMDLKYVNFTNPWSHKHSVVQSKLVKTQHQTERSAAFRFGKKFPRYVHFYNPNEKNKWGHQKGYRIQYNSHANSVLPRGWREENGISWSRYPLAVTRHKDSEPTSSSIYTQNDPWEPVVSFEDYIRNNEDITNQDLVAWVTVGFLHVPHSEDIPNTATPGNSVGFFLRPFNFFDEDPSLSSRSTVIVRPDKEGKPKVQRWTPEVVGHCVTDKPFFYNGTYAGV; this is translated from the exons ATGGCCAGGTGCTGCTGTATGCTGGTGCTGCTGGTTGCTCTGGGCGTGTGTGCAGCCTCTCGTGGCCGGGAGTGGGCTCACCATGGAGCCTCCATGTTCGCCGACCTGACCCCCCGTGAGATGCGTGACGTCCGGGACTACCTACAAGGCAAGCCAGAGCTGGGTCTGACAGCGACCCGGGGCAAGGACCTGAAGAAGAACAGCATCCTGTTGATGGAGCTCCACCTGCCTCGGAAGCACGAGGCCCTGAGGACACTGGACCGGGGCCAGGCCAAACCCACACGCCAGGCCAGGGTGGTGGTGCAGTTCGGGAACCAGGCCCAGCCCAACATCACTGAGTTCATCGTGAGTCCACTGCCCTTCCCTACTTCATACACGGGGAAGACTTTCAAGGGAGACCGGCCCATTCGGTTTGAGTCGAGACCCATCACGGCGGCGGAGTACTCACACATCATTGACATCTTGCAGAAGATTACTGCCAAGGTCCACAAGGTCCTGTTTGAGACCACAGGCGGATTTTCCTTCCACAACTGCACCAACCGCTGCCTGACATTTTCGGACATTGCGCCCCGTGGTTTGGAGTCGGGTGAGAGGAGGACCTGGATCATGCTGCAGAAGTTCGTAGAGGGCTACTTCATCCACCCTGTGGGCTTTGAGGTCCTGGTGAACCATAAAGATCTGGATCCCGAGCGCTGGACGGTGGAGAAGGTGTGGTACAACGGCCAGTACTTTGACAACGTGGAAGAACTGGCAGAGCGATATGAGAAGGGAACGCTGGAGAAGGTCCAGCTTCCTGACCATGACGATGAAGACTTGTACTCCACTTACATTCCCCGTGGGCACAGCAACACGCGCACCGACATTCATGGGCCCAAGCTGGTAGAGCCCCAAGGCCCTCGCTACCACGTGGATGGGAACTTTGTGGAATACGCCGGCTGGTCCTTCGCCTTCCGAGTCCGCTCATCGGCCGGCCTCCAAATCTTTGACCTGCGCTTCAATGGAGAGCGCATCGCCTACGAGGTCAGCCTCCAGGAAGCCATCGCCTTCTATTCGGGTGACACCCCCGCCGCCATGCAGACCAAATACATAGATGCTGGCTGGGCCATGGGAACTGTGGACTACGAGCTGGCGCCTGGCATTGACTGCCCCGAAATCGCAACCTTTCTAGACCTGCACCATTACTACGACACGGACAAGCCCATGCGCTACAAGAACGCCTTGTGTGTGTTTGAAATGACCACAGGGATGCCTCTGAGGAGGCACTTCAACAGTAACTTCCAGGGGAGCTACAACTTCTTCGGGGGTCTGGAGAACCACGTGCTGGTGCTTCGTACCACCTCCACCGTCTATAACTACGACTACATCTGGGATTTTCTCTTCTACCAGAACggagtgatggagtccagggtcAGTGCCACCGGCTACATCCACGCCACCTTCTTTACGCCTAACGGACTGCACTATGGCTCTAAGGTGTATAACTTCGTACTTGGTAACCTGCACACTCATCTCATCCACTACAAGGTTGACCTTGATATTGCCG GTCGGGAGAACAGCTTTGAGTCGATGGACCTCAAGTACGTGAACTTCACCAACCCGTGGAGCCACAAACATTCTGTCGTCCAATCCAAGCTTGTCAAGACGCAACACCAAACGGAACGCAGCGCAGCCTTCCGATTTGGCAAAAAGTTCCCCCGCTATGTGCACTTCTACAACCCCAATGAGAAGAACAAGTGGGGCCACCAGAAGGGGTACCGCATCCAGTACAACTCCCACGCCAACAGTGTGCTTCCCCGTggctggagagaggagaatggcaTCAGCTGGTCCAG ATACCCATTGGCTGTGACCAGGCACAAGGACAGTGAGCCCACCAGCAGTAGTATCTACACTCAGAACGACCCCTGGGAGCCTGTGGTCTCCTTTGAGGACTACATCCGCAACAATGAAGACATCACCAACCAG GACCTGGTTGCCTGGGTGACAGTGGGCTTCCTGCACGTGCCCCACTCGGAGGACATCCCCAATACGGCAACGCCCGGCAACTCTGTGGGCTTCTTCCTGCGCCCCTTCAACTTCTTCGATGaggacccctctctctcatcccgcAGTACCGTCATTGTCCGGCCAGACAAAGAGGGGAAGCCGAAGGTCCAGAGATGGACCCCAGAGGTTGTAGGTCATTGTGTGACTGACAAGCCTTTCTTCTACAATGGCACCTACGCAGGAGTCTGA